TTTTTCTTCTACTCATGTCAGCTAAAGAGATGCAGATATAATTCCTGCCTTTAGTTAGTCTTGCTGTGTCACTTCATGTCTTGCTCCTCCATTgtttcattctttttcttttttcaaaaagaaaaaaaaaaaaaaaaacactcttCACTAAACTGCAGCAATATTTACAAACATTCTGGCTAACTGTTGCAGAAAAGGAACGTGAAAAAGAGTGAAAGTGAGAACAAATATTATGCAGAGAAGAAATTTGTGCCAGAAGACTGAAAATGCatggcattttttttttggtagctgATTGCTATGAATGAGGATCACATATCAAAGGGGAAATCAGGGATTAACCATGCACATTTCTGAACTTTTTGGCCATGGAAGGTAAACATGCAGACTTGTTCTTCACCATTCCAATATGGTGCAATTCTACTCTGTACAGAGGAAATAGATCTCTCTGCAGTTAGTAAAGCAGATGATGCTCATCCTGAGGTGGTGTTTTCCGACATGTACATTAGAGAAAAGGAGCTAGTTGCTCAGTGGCTGTTAGTTGCTGAATTTCTCATATTATTTGGTTGATGAAAGGGCTTATTTTGTTCCCGATTGGTGTTGTATCAATAGGCAAAAGAAGCATAACGCCTGAATATTGTTTGACATTTGATTGAAACAAGTCATACAGGCCCAAATTATAAAGCTTATCTGCAGTCTAATTTGTGCTGTATCCTTTTTTTGGGTGGTTAATTTGCACTATATCATTAAAAGACTGGAAATAACAGAAACTAATATAGCTTAAACATACTGATATAAAACCTCAACAGCTAAGTTGCACATATATAATGACCACTCTTTCTTAAGATCAAACAGTAACACAATACTCTCAACAAATGCTGCAATAAGTAATGATACCATACCAAGTTGTAGGTCTTCTAGCTGAtgcagtttatatatatatatatatatatatgaagaatggGAATCCTTCTGCTTGCATGTGTATGGCATGACCAAATTATCTCATCGTAAGCATTCAATGAATAGCTGCACTGGCGTATGATGTGCAAATCAGGGTCGCTGTGATCTTGCTTTTTCAGTATCAGAAATCAAATCATAGTGCAGTTTGGAAGAAACATCAGATGAATGTTTAGACTGAATTGACGGCGCATCCAATGGCTTATGAAAACAAAATTCACTGTTTTCATTCATTTGGAAATCAGGTATATTTTCAGCCATTGCAGCTCTTGTATGCTGTATGCAGCTATTCATTCGCTCTTTTGGCAGCTCCTCTTCAAATTCCAAAGGATTAATGGCACATCTCCCATGGACACCCCCACACCATCTGTCCAGTTCCCTTGGCTTCCAATCAGGGATTAACCATTTCTCTATGCATCCCTTGGCTTAACTTGCCTGTCCAAGAACCACCTCTATCTGATGATTAATCGGGAACCGGCCAGATGATTGGATGGTTACTATGAATCAAACTGgcatgaaactttttttttttttttttcaaaaagcctTCTTAGATTCAAACTCATTTGACATCTAAATGGTGGTAGTGTCATTCTGAAACCACATAAATGACACTTCTAGTAGATCAATAGACAAGATTATATCGATGCTATTTTGCTAGTTTAATTATTTGTTATATACTAACATTATTCACCAACACAGACTTCTGTTCTGATTTATTCTGCTGGATCACCTTTTCTTCATGATGTACAACTTCACAATGTCAAATGGAGTTACCTGTTTGACGTTCTCTGGAACCGTAGAATGAACAGAGAATTTTCGGTAAAAACATATCTCACATTTTACAATGTGATCCTTGTGGGCATACTAGATCTTTTATCTACTGCTTGTCAAGAACCTTCTCAACATCATATCAAGATTAACCAGCTGATATGAACCTTAAACATATAATCTGCTTAACTCCTATTGCTTGCAATGAAATCAGTAAGTGGAAAGTACGAAAACACATTCACTGGATTCAAAACATAAACGTGTGAGGAGTCAACTTTCAGGAATCCTAGAGCAAGTTTGCAGCTCTCGTAGCATTAGTACAGAACTTTGCAATCTTGCACCCAAAACCATCAATACATTTACCCTTTCACAAAAATAAGAAAGCAAAAATCTGAAATCATAGCTTTTTGTGGGGGGAGAGAACTCATCCCACGCCAACAGTCTCTATTCATCTGCACATTGGTTTCGGTGGGTGGTGAGCCTGAGCAATGTCAGCCTCCGAGGAACAATAGCAAACCCCTTCcttatttttctccaccaccttCAGTATGCTCTCAAACACAGAAACCTCGCAGGGGATCCTCAGCACACCTTCCTGCTGGAACCCGAACTCCTCTTCCGCTTCTCTGAGCAGAACTGCGAAGGCTCGGTGACCCAAATACTCAGTAGGGATCACAAACCTCTGCATCTCCTCTCCAACGCACACAGCGAGGTATCCCTTGGGGACATCTCCAGAGGATGCTGATGAAGTGTCAGAAAAGGAGAGGGTCCTCTTCAGGAACTTGATGCTCTTGCTGTTGCTCTTTGGTGCAACTGCAAGCTTCTTCCACTTCTTTAGCATCTGTTGAAGCCTAACTATCTCAGTGATCTTGTTGGCCTTCTTGGAATCCATGGATCTTGTTTGATAGCTTGGAAATGCCTCAAGGACCCAAAACTCTCTGTTCTTGTGTTGGCAGTGATGGTCTGAGATGCGATGGTGGGTGGTGGTTCAGAATTTAAAGAGAGTTCCAATCCTTTGTTTAGTGTTTTCCTTTTGTTTATTTTACATAATTATTGGTCATCTACCTTGGTTTCTGAAATCATTGCCAGAGGAATCAAACTGAACAACGGTTTCTTCTTTTAAACTACTCATTTGAGTAGGACTATAACTTTGGTAACTTTGGGCCTCATTCATTGCTTTCTGGAAAAAAGGCACTGCTTGGTCTTGTGCATGAGACTGACCACTTCCAAGCCGTCCATTTGTCACAGTGTATGATATTAGTTGATTCCGATTCGATCGCACATCTTTCCACAATCTTCCTAGTTCGTACGGCATACACTGTAACCACTCTATATGTACTGTCTTAGCATGTGATTCTTGTACAACACTTTTAACATATTATGGTACTGCCTCAATTGCCACAGCAATCAAGTTCCATGGAATACCTCTTTCTACTCAATAATATAATTCATGGATCCATGTCGGCGAGATAGCAAATCCAATATTCATTTCATCCTGTATCTAGTTTTTTTTGGGTGTTGGTGATTGGGAGAACGTGGCAGGTGATAGAGAGCAGAGTCGCATGTGAGGTGCCTC
The DNA window shown above is from Elaeis guineensis isolate ETL-2024a chromosome 8, EG11, whole genome shotgun sequence and carries:
- the LOC105050446 gene encoding auxin-induced protein 6B-like, whose protein sequence is MDSKKANKITEIVRLQQMLKKWKKLAVAPKSNSKSIKFLKRTLSFSDTSSASSGDVPKGYLAVCVGEEMQRFVIPTEYLGHRAFAVLLREAEEEFGFQQEGVLRIPCEVSVFESILKVVEKNKEGVCYCSSEADIAQAHHPPKPMCR